The following coding sequences are from one Bradyrhizobium sp. WSM471 window:
- a CDS encoding MBL fold metallo-hydrolase, with amino-acid sequence MRRLVSAALALFGAFLSPALAQQPQRSECLAMANAAPRLMSVAFRQAAAAPEVEITYAGHSTYFIDTPGGLRIATDYSGAYQVGRLPDVVTMNRAHSTHYSLYPDKRIPRVLHGWGEDGKPAIVSERIGDTFIRNVTTDIRRYFGDDSGADMIRDGNSIFIFEVAGLCIGHLGHLHHKLDDSHFAQIGRLDIVMVPIDGTYTMSLDGVSEITKRLRASVVLPMHRFATPLDDFMQRIGQQFEIDQRMERSFRMSRDALPSKPTVIILDGV; translated from the coding sequence ATGCGACGACTGGTTTCGGCGGCTCTGGCGCTGTTCGGCGCATTCCTCTCGCCTGCCCTCGCCCAACAGCCACAACGCAGCGAATGCCTGGCGATGGCGAATGCGGCGCCGCGCCTCATGTCGGTCGCGTTCAGGCAGGCGGCGGCCGCGCCCGAGGTCGAGATTACCTATGCCGGCCATTCCACCTATTTCATCGACACGCCCGGCGGCTTGCGCATCGCCACCGACTATAGCGGGGCCTACCAGGTGGGCCGGCTGCCCGATGTCGTCACCATGAACCGGGCCCACAGCACGCACTATTCTCTATATCCCGACAAGCGCATTCCTCGTGTGCTGCATGGCTGGGGCGAGGACGGCAAGCCGGCCATCGTGTCGGAGCGCATCGGCGACACCTTCATCCGCAATGTCACCACCGACATCCGCCGCTATTTCGGCGACGATTCCGGCGCCGACATGATCCGCGACGGCAATTCGATCTTCATCTTCGAGGTGGCCGGCCTCTGCATCGGCCATCTCGGCCATCTCCACCACAAGCTCGACGACAGCCACTTTGCCCAGATCGGACGGCTCGACATCGTGATGGTGCCGATCGACGGCACCTACACCATGTCGCTCGACGGCGTCTCCGAGATCACCAAACGGCTGCGCGCCTCGGTCGTGCTGCCGATGCACCGCTTCGCCACCCCGCTCGACGATTTCATGCAACGCATCGGCCAACAGTTCGAGATCGACCAGCGCATGGAGCGAAGTTTCCGGATGTCCCGGGATGCGTTGCCGTCGAAGCCGACCGTGATCATCCTCGACGGCGTGTGA
- a CDS encoding ABC transporter ATP-binding protein gives MKRDDSALEVLGLTKCFDRLAVDNLDLTIHAGEFYALVGPNGAGKTTTLRMVAGLLRPDAGTVSIFGVDALQNPVAAKQVMAWVSDEPMIYDKLTPLEYLEFVAGLWGIAPSASEPVAAELLNSLGLEPHRHERCEGFSKGMRQKVALAGALVHDPRLIILDEPLTGLDAVSARHVKGLLSERVRAGCTVIMTTHILEVAERMADRIGVIAAGRLVAEGTLTELRQQNGHADTSLEDLFIALVTLQEAA, from the coding sequence ATGAAGCGGGACGACTCGGCGCTCGAAGTCCTGGGGTTAACGAAGTGTTTTGACCGTCTGGCGGTCGATAACCTCGATCTCACCATCCATGCCGGCGAATTCTATGCGCTGGTCGGCCCCAACGGCGCCGGCAAGACCACCACTTTGCGCATGGTTGCAGGCCTTTTACGGCCCGATGCCGGCACGGTCTCCATCTTCGGCGTCGATGCGCTCCAAAATCCCGTCGCCGCCAAGCAGGTGATGGCATGGGTCTCCGACGAACCCATGATCTACGACAAGCTCACGCCGCTCGAATATCTCGAATTCGTGGCCGGTCTGTGGGGCATCGCACCATCGGCCTCGGAACCGGTTGCCGCGGAGCTCCTGAACTCGCTCGGGCTCGAACCGCACCGGCACGAACGCTGCGAGGGTTTTTCCAAGGGCATGCGCCAGAAGGTCGCCCTCGCCGGCGCACTGGTGCACGATCCCCGCCTCATCATCCTCGACGAGCCGCTGACGGGACTGGACGCCGTCTCCGCCCGCCATGTCAAGGGACTCCTCAGCGAGCGCGTCCGCGCCGGCTGCACCGTCATCATGACCACGCATATCCTCGAGGTCGCCGAACGCATGGCCGACCGCATCGGCGTGATCGCAGCCGGCCGCCTGGTTGCCGAGGGCACGTTGACCGAGCTGCGCCAGCAAAACGGGCACGCCGATACCAGTCTGGAAGATCTCTTCATCGCGCTGGTGACGCTCCAGGAAGCCGCATGA
- a CDS encoding branched-chain amino acid ABC transporter permease, which translates to MLDFVQQLVSGVALGCVYGLIALGFVLVYKATEVVNFAQGDLMMLGGFFAFTFIGMMGLNYWVGFAGAVAAMALFGMLAERVVVRPILGYPQFSIIMATIGLGYFLRSVSGMIWGTDDFKIDTPFSQGVLRIGSLVLAHDKLSVIAATVILCALLWLFFNKTTLGTAMRASSENMLAAYYMGIPVKRVVSIVWAISAAVATCAGVLLAPITFIHSNVGLVLGLKAFPAAVLGGFGSIPGAVVGGVLIGVIESMAGFYLAEGWKDVAPYIVLLAVLLLKPEGLFGLHVRKKV; encoded by the coding sequence ATGCTGGATTTCGTTCAGCAGCTGGTCAGCGGTGTTGCGCTCGGCTGCGTCTACGGCCTGATCGCACTCGGCTTCGTGCTTGTCTACAAGGCCACCGAGGTCGTCAATTTTGCCCAGGGCGATCTGATGATGCTGGGCGGCTTCTTTGCCTTCACCTTCATCGGCATGATGGGGCTGAACTACTGGGTCGGCTTTGCCGGCGCGGTGGCGGCGATGGCGCTGTTCGGCATGCTGGCCGAGCGCGTGGTGGTGCGGCCGATCCTCGGCTATCCGCAATTCTCCATCATCATGGCCACCATCGGGCTCGGCTATTTCCTGCGCTCGGTCTCCGGCATGATCTGGGGCACCGACGATTTCAAGATCGACACGCCGTTCAGCCAGGGCGTGCTGCGCATCGGTTCGCTGGTGCTCGCCCATGACAAGCTCTCGGTAATCGCGGCGACGGTCATCCTCTGCGCGCTGCTCTGGCTGTTCTTCAACAAGACCACGCTCGGCACCGCGATGCGCGCCAGTTCCGAGAACATGCTGGCCGCCTATTACATGGGCATCCCGGTCAAGCGCGTGGTGTCGATCGTGTGGGCGATCAGCGCGGCGGTTGCGACCTGCGCCGGCGTGCTGCTGGCGCCGATCACCTTCATCCATTCCAATGTCGGTCTGGTGCTGGGCCTGAAGGCGTTTCCGGCCGCCGTGCTCGGCGGCTTCGGCTCGATCCCCGGCGCCGTCGTCGGCGGCGTCCTGATCGGCGTCATCGAGAGCATGGCCGGCTTCTATCTGGCAGAGGGCTGGAAGGACGTAGCGCCCTACATCGTGCTGCTCGCCGTGCTCTTGCTCAAGCCCGAAGGCCTGTTCGGCCTTCACGTCCGCAAGAAGGTCTGA
- a CDS encoding branched-chain amino acid ABC transporter permease, which yields MRFLFKTDYEDDIRLFPHSGYYVSYGLLLAVLLIAPYVLSSYLMSQLVFVCIYATVGVALLILTGFTGQASLGHAAFLAIGAYTAAYLQKYGVPFPVYFLAAGLLTGLIGALVGFPALRLQGIYLVIATISFAFIVEEILARWESVTNGNEGMRIKAVSLFGVTVSRDSPTFYFLCLAVLVLTIVGTLNLLRSPTGRAFVAIRDSETAARSMGVNVALYKVKSFAISAAITGFAGVLFAHKLSFISPEMFTLQLSIEFIIVILIGGTFSLHGAVLGAIFIVMIDPFLTYLKDDLPGIIAGIAATFGAGTQTAANVQSKVAAFASLNGLKGAIYGIIIVLFVLFEPLGLYGRWLKIKLFFQLFPLYKRATFKRQKIYVKSERNR from the coding sequence ATGCGCTTCCTGTTCAAGACCGACTACGAGGACGACATCAGGCTGTTTCCGCATTCGGGCTATTACGTCTCCTACGGTCTCCTGCTGGCCGTGCTGCTGATCGCGCCCTATGTGCTCTCCAGCTATCTGATGAGCCAGCTCGTATTCGTCTGCATCTATGCGACCGTCGGCGTGGCGCTGTTGATCTTGACGGGTTTCACTGGGCAGGCCTCGCTCGGGCATGCGGCGTTTCTCGCGATCGGTGCGTATACGGCGGCCTATTTGCAGAAATATGGTGTGCCGTTTCCGGTCTACTTTCTCGCCGCCGGGCTCCTGACCGGGCTGATCGGTGCGCTGGTCGGCTTCCCCGCGCTGCGGCTGCAAGGCATCTATCTCGTCATTGCCACCATCTCCTTCGCCTTCATCGTCGAGGAGATTCTGGCGCGCTGGGAGAGCGTCACCAACGGCAACGAGGGCATGCGAATCAAGGCGGTGTCGCTGTTTGGGGTCACAGTCTCGCGCGACAGCCCGACCTTCTATTTCCTCTGCCTCGCCGTGCTGGTGCTGACCATCGTCGGCACGCTCAATTTGCTGCGTTCGCCGACCGGGCGCGCCTTCGTCGCGATCCGCGACAGCGAGACCGCGGCGCGCAGCATGGGCGTCAATGTCGCGCTGTACAAGGTGAAGTCCTTTGCGATCTCCGCGGCGATCACCGGCTTCGCCGGCGTCCTGTTCGCGCACAAGCTCTCGTTCATCTCGCCGGAGATGTTCACGCTCCAGCTCTCGATCGAGTTCATCATCGTAATCCTGATCGGCGGCACCTTCAGCCTGCACGGCGCGGTGCTGGGTGCGATCTTCATCGTGATGATTGATCCGTTCCTGACCTATCTCAAGGACGACCTGCCCGGCATCATCGCCGGCATTGCAGCGACCTTCGGAGCGGGCACGCAAACCGCAGCCAATGTCCAGTCCAAGGTCGCGGCCTTTGCCTCGCTCAACGGCCTGAAAGGCGCGATCTACGGCATCATCATCGTATTGTTCGTGCTGTTCGAGCCGCTCGGGCTTTACGGCCGCTGGCTCAAGATCAAACTCTTCTTCCAGCTGTTCCCGCTCTACAAGCGCGCTACCTTCAAGCGGCAGAAGATCTACGTGAAGT